In Kitasatospora sp. NBC_00240, the following are encoded in one genomic region:
- the ligA gene encoding NAD-dependent DNA ligase LigA: MKDAAILASPAAYADAVTTAVRAAAAYYTDGSTPLGDDEYDALVRAIEAYEGTHPDEVLSDSPTGKVAGGAVVGDVPHSVPMLSLDNVFSAEELATWAAGLERRLGRPVDGWCVEPKLDGLAVAARYRAGRLTRILTRGDGLAGEDITHAADDVLGLPATLTEPLDVELRGEVLLTTDQFETANEIRTAHGALPFAHPRSGAAGTLRAKDRPYRVELTFFAYSATGLPGLGHSDLLARLADLGANTAASTQAAPRRCATVEEVQQRVDEIAALRAVLPFGIDGVVVKADSAADQEQAGSGSRAPRWAVARKLAAQHKVTRLLEVEWNVGRTGIIAPRAVLQPVVIDGVTVTYATLHNPADITRRDLMIGDQVFIYRAGDVIPRVEAPLVDERTGAEQSIAFPEVCPRCGDAIDRTQQRWRCVRGRGCQAVASIRYAVGRDQLDVEGLGGTRAVQLVDAGLVADVADLFALTREQLLGLERMGDTSADNLLAAIETARAQPLNRVFCALGVRGTGRTMSRRIAAHFGSMAAIRAADADTLAEVDGIGTEKAQVIVEELAELGPVLDKLVAQGVGTAVTVPTAPAPAGAAPDAAEEGGPGTTGGPLAGEAVVVTGSMTGALAPLSRNEMNELVERAGGKASSSVSSRTTLLVAGEKAGSKRAKAEQLGIRILTPEEFADLVADHLS; the protein is encoded by the coding sequence ATGAAGGACGCAGCCATTCTGGCCTCTCCCGCCGCGTACGCCGATGCCGTCACCACCGCCGTCCGGGCGGCTGCGGCCTACTACACCGACGGCTCCACACCGCTCGGTGACGACGAGTACGACGCGCTGGTGCGCGCCATCGAGGCCTACGAAGGCACGCACCCCGACGAGGTGCTGTCCGACTCGCCGACCGGCAAGGTGGCCGGCGGCGCGGTGGTGGGCGACGTCCCGCACTCGGTGCCGATGCTCTCCCTCGACAACGTCTTCTCCGCCGAGGAGCTCGCCACCTGGGCGGCCGGGCTGGAGCGCCGGCTGGGCCGGCCGGTGGACGGCTGGTGCGTGGAGCCGAAACTGGACGGCCTCGCCGTGGCCGCCCGCTACCGCGCCGGCCGGCTCACCCGGATCCTGACCCGCGGCGACGGGCTGGCCGGCGAGGACATCACCCATGCCGCGGACGACGTCCTCGGCCTGCCCGCCACCCTCACCGAACCCCTGGACGTGGAGTTGCGCGGCGAGGTGCTGCTCACCACCGACCAGTTCGAGACCGCGAACGAGATCCGTACCGCCCACGGTGCCCTGCCGTTCGCCCACCCCCGCTCGGGCGCGGCCGGCACCCTGCGCGCCAAGGACCGCCCCTACCGGGTCGAGCTCACCTTCTTCGCCTACAGCGCCACCGGCCTGCCCGGCCTCGGCCACAGCGACCTGCTGGCCCGGCTCGCCGACCTCGGGGCCAACACCGCCGCCAGCACCCAGGCCGCTCCCCGGCGCTGCGCCACGGTGGAGGAGGTGCAGCAGCGGGTCGACGAGATCGCCGCCCTGCGGGCCGTGCTGCCGTTCGGCATCGACGGCGTGGTGGTGAAGGCCGACTCGGCGGCCGACCAGGAGCAGGCCGGCTCCGGCTCCCGCGCGCCGCGCTGGGCCGTGGCCCGCAAGCTGGCCGCACAGCACAAGGTGACGCGGCTGCTGGAGGTGGAGTGGAACGTCGGCCGGACGGGCATCATCGCGCCGCGCGCGGTGCTGCAGCCGGTGGTGATCGACGGGGTGACCGTCACCTACGCCACCCTGCACAACCCGGCGGACATCACCCGCCGCGACCTGATGATCGGTGACCAGGTCTTCATCTACCGGGCCGGCGACGTCATCCCCCGGGTGGAGGCACCCCTGGTGGACGAGCGAACCGGCGCCGAGCAGTCGATCGCCTTCCCCGAGGTCTGCCCGCGCTGCGGGGACGCCATCGACCGGACGCAGCAGCGCTGGCGGTGCGTACGCGGCCGCGGCTGCCAGGCGGTGGCGTCGATCCGCTACGCGGTGGGGCGCGACCAGTTGGACGTCGAGGGCCTGGGTGGCACCCGCGCCGTGCAACTCGTCGACGCCGGCCTGGTCGCGGACGTCGCCGACCTCTTCGCCCTGACGAGGGAGCAACTGCTGGGCCTGGAGCGGATGGGCGACACCAGCGCGGACAACCTGCTGGCCGCAATCGAGACCGCCCGGGCCCAACCGCTGAACCGGGTGTTCTGCGCGCTGGGTGTCCGCGGCACCGGGCGGACCATGTCGCGGCGGATCGCCGCGCACTTCGGGAGCATGGCGGCGATCCGGGCCGCCGACGCCGACACGCTGGCCGAGGTGGACGGCATCGGCACCGAGAAGGCGCAGGTGATCGTCGAGGAACTGGCCGAGCTCGGCCCCGTCCTGGACAAGCTCGTCGCCCAGGGCGTCGGCACCGCGGTCACCGTGCCCACGGCGCCCGCGCCGGCCGGCGCGGCACCGGACGCCGCCGAGGAGGGTGGCCCCGGCACCACGGGCGGCCCACTGGCCGGAGAGGCCGTGGTCGTGACCGGCAGCATGACCGGCGCCCTCGCCCCGTTGTCCCGCAACGAGATGAATGAACTGGTCGAACGGGCCGGCGGCAAGGCCTCCTCCTCGGTGTCCTCGCGTACCACCCTGCTGGTCGCCGGCGAGAAGGCCGGCTCCAAGCGGGCCAAGGCCGAGCAGCTGGGCATCCGGATCCTCACCCCGGAGGAGTTCGCCGACCTCGTCGCCGACCACCTGTCCTGA